CAACTGGCCGAGACCAATCAGCGCCTGCAAAACGAAATGTTCGAGCGTGAACGCGCCGAAGAGGCCTTGCGCCATGCGCAGAAAATGGAAGCCGTCGGGCAGCTCACCGGCGGCATTGCCCATGACTTCAACAACATGCTCACCGGGATCATCGGCAGTCTGGACCTGATGCAACGCTACATTGCCGAAGGGCGTACATCGGAAATCGCCCGGTTCACCGAAGCGGCGGTGTCTTCGGCCAACCGCGCCGCCGCCCTCACCCATCGCTTGCTGGCGTTTTCCCGACGCCAGTCGCTGGACCGCAAGCCGCTCAATGCCAACGATCTGATCCATTCACTGGAAGACCTGTTCAGCCGCACCAAGGGCGACCACATAGAGCTCAAACTGCAACTGGCAGAAAAGCTCTGGTCGGTGAGCACCGACGTCAGCCAACTGGAAAACGCCCTGCTCAATCTGGTGATCAACGCCCGGGACGCGATGCCTGACGGCGGCCAGCTATGTATCGAAACCGCCAACGTGTATCTGGACGGCAGTGACGTCAACATTCTGGAGCCGGTCAAGGCTGGCGACTATGTGATGATCGCGGTCAGTGACAACGGCACCGGCATGACCCCCAAGGTGTTGGCCAAGGCCTTCGATCCGTTCTTCACCACCAAGCCCATCGGCCAGGGCACGGGACTGGGGTTGTCGATGATCTACGGCTTTGCCCAGCAGTCGGGCGGGCACGTCAGCATTTTCAGCATGCCCGGCCAGGGCACCAACGTGCGCCTGTACCTGCCGCGACTGCTGGATGAGGAGTCGCACGATGTGCTGTCGCCGGTCATCAGCGAGGCACCGCCGGCGATTGCCGGGGAAACCGTGGTGCTGGTGGAGGACGATCCGGCGGTGCGCATGCTGGTGCTGAGCCTGCTCACCGAGTTGGGGTATCGCGCCTACGAAGCCGAAGACGCAAAGACCGCCCTGCCCTTGCTCGAATCAAGTATGCGGGTCGATCTGCTGGTCACCGATGTCGGCCTGCCAGGCATGAACGGTCGGCAATTGGCGGAAATCGCCCGTCAGCACCGGCCACTCATCAAAGTGCTGTTCATGACCGGCTACGCGCAGATGGCCGCCGAACGCCAGGGATTTCTCGAAGAAGGCATGGACATGGTGGCCAAGCCGTTTTCCATTGATCTGCTGGCCAACAAGATTCGCACGATGATCGGCCGTTCCGAATGAGTTAGGGCATAATCGCGCCCCCTGTTGAAAGCACCGTTACAAGGTACCTGCCCCATGAAAGCTCAAGCCCGCCACATTCTGGTGAAAACCGCCGAAGAAGCCGAGCAACTCAAGCAACGCATCGCCAAAGGCGAAGCGTTCGATGTTTTGGCCAAGAAGTATTCCACCTGCCCTTCCGGCAAACGTGGCGGCGACCTGGGTGAAGTGCGGCCAGGGCAGATGGTCGGGGCGATCGATGCGGTGATCTTCAAGAAACCGCTGCGGGTGGTGCATGGGCCAATCAAGAGCAAGTTCGGGTATCACCTGGTGCAGGTGTTTTTCCGGGATTGAGTGCTTGGCAGCAGAGCGCGATCGCGAGCAGGCTCGCTCCTACAGTTGACCGCACTCCACTGTAGGAGCGAGCCTGCTCGCGATCCGATGGCGCAGCCAGCGGCCATCCAACACTTACCTCGGGATCAGCGCCCCCGGCACCTGAATCACCCGACTCGCCAACCGATGCCCCGCCTCGGCCGCCTCTACCGGGCTACCGCCCTTGAGCCGACTGGCCAAATACGCCGCACTGAACGAATCCCCCGCCGCCGTGGTGTCCACCACCCGCTCGACCTTCTGCGCCGGCACCTCGAACGCCTCACCCTCACAACGAATCAAACATGCCTCGGCGCCGCGCTTGAGCACCACTTCCGGGGTGCCAATCTGCTCGTACGCCTCGAACACCGCCGCGCAGTCGGCAAAGTGGAACAGCGCCTGTTCGTCATCGACGGTCAGCAGCGCCAGGTCGACGTAAGGCAGCACGCTGCGATAGGCCGTCCGCGCCTCTTCGACCGAGGCCCACAGCCGTGGCCGGTAGTTGTTGTCGAACACGATCCGCGCATCCCGTTGCCGGGCTTCGATCAGGGTTTCGAGCAATTTTTTCCGACCTTGCACGCCCAGCACCGCCAGGGTGATGCCGCTGAAATACAGCACGTCGTAATCCGGCAGCGCCGCGAGGATCGGCTCGGCAGCCGGGGTGGTGAAGCAATCGCGCACCGCGGCTTCATTGCGCCAGTAGAGAAAGCGCCGTTCACCGGCGGCGTCGGTCTGGATGCAGTACAGCCCCGGCAGGCGGCCGGGCAAGCGCTGGACCATTTCCAGGCCGATGTTCTCTTCGGCCCAGCTCTGGCACATGGCATCGCTGAAACTGTCATCGCCCAGGGCGGTGACGTAATCCACGCTGCCGGCCGCGCCGAGCTCACGGGACAGGTAGACGGCGGTGTTCAGGGTGTCGCCGCCGAAGCTCTGTTGCAGGCTGCCGTCGGCGCGGTGTTGCAGCTCGATCATGCATTCGCCGATCAGGGCGATGCGGGGGGTGTTGGGGCCCAGGGTGTTGATGGTGTTCATGTGAGGAGTCTCTGGTGTTGCTTTGGTGTCTGGGCCACCGCCATCGCGAGCAGGCTCGCTCCTACAGGGAAACGCATTCCATTGTAGGAGCGAGCCTGCTCGCGATGGCCGCGCCGCGGTCTTGAACCTTAGAAACAGGTTTCCATGTTCTCGATGACGTTCAACTGCTCATCCACCAGACACCCCGTGCGCCACTTGTCGAACGTCAGGCACGGGTGCGAGGTGCCAAACGAAATGATGTCCCCCACCCGCAATTCCACCCCCGGCGCCACGGTCATGAACGCATGCTGGTCCATCACCGCCGTCACCTTGCAACCGCCAACATCGTCGCCCTTGGCCGGCACCACGCCGGCCTTGTAACGCAGCAATGGCACCGGCAAACCGGCATCGTAAGCCACGTCGCGCTTGCCCAGGGCGATCACCGCGAAGCCCGGCTCCGGCAACGACTGCACGTGGGCCCAGACTTCCAGCGCCGGGCGCAGGCCTTCCTGCAGATCGCTGCGACGGTCGAGCACGCAGCATTGCGCTTCCTTATAGATGCCGTGGTCATGGGCCACGTAGCTGCCCGGACGCAGCACACTGAGGAAACGCCCGCCGGCGTTCTGTGCCTCGAACTCTTCGGCGATCAGGTCATACCAGGCCGAACCGGACGCGGTGACGATCGGCTTGGCGATGGCGAATGCACCGCTGTCCTGCAACTGCACCGCCAAACGCACCAGCGACTGGGCGAAGGCGCGAATGCCGCTGATGGCGTGATCGCCGTGGATCACCCCTTCGTAGCCTTCAATGCCGGTCAGGGCCAATGCCGGTTGTGCGGCAATGGCCTTGGCCAGGTCGAGCACTTCCTGTTCGCTGCGGCAACCGCAACGCCCGCCAACCACGCCGTATTCGATCATCACGTTCAGGCGCACGCCGCGCGAGGCGAAATAGGCACCGAGATCCGCCACGTTATCCGGGTGATCGACCATGCAATAGAAGTCGAAATTCGGGTCAGCCAGCAGGTCGGCAATCAGCGCCATGTTCGGCGTACCCACCAGTTGGTTGGCCATCAACACCCGGCGTACGCCATGGGCGTAGGCCGCGCGGGTTTGCGTGGCGCTGGCCAGGGTGATGCCCCAGGCGCCGGCGTCCAGTTGGCGACGGAACAGCGCCGGGGTCATGCTGGTCTTGCCGTGAGGCGCAAGCTCGGCGCCGCTGTTGCTGACGAAGTCCTGCATCCAGCGAATGTTGTGTTCCAGCGCCTCGCGGTGCAGCACCAGGGCCGGCAGGCTGACGTCGCGGACCAGGCTGGCGCCGACTTGCGCAGCGCCCTTATCCACGTTGGCGGTATTGGGGGCAGAAGACATGGTTGAACTCCTCACATTCGCGGCTGCGGGCAGCCGCTGTTATTCGTTGATGCGACGGGCCAGGCTGTTCGCGCTCTCGATCAGCACCCGGCGGTAGTCGTTGTAATGAGCCTTGGCATCGGCGCGCGGGGCGACGATGCACAAGGTGCAAATGGCCACGCCGTTGGGGTCTTTGACCGGGGCGGCGAAGCAATGGGTAAAGGTGTCGGCGACGCTGTCGAAGGAGAAAAAGCCGTCGATGCCGGCCTGACGGATTTCCTGCAGAAATTGCTCAAGCGGCAAGCGTTCACCGTTGGGCAGAATGAAGTCGTCATGGTCGATCAGGTCGACGATTGCCTGGTCGCTCAGGTGCGCCAACAACAGGCGCCCGGAGGCGGTCCAGGGGATTGGCGCGTTTTCGCCGATGTCCGAGGAAATGCGGAAATGCCGCTCCCCTTCCTTCATCAGCGCCACGGTGTATTTGCGCCCGTTGAGCAGGCACATCTGCGCGGTTTCGCGGGTCTGGCTGACGATTTCCTGCAGGGCGTGATCGGCCTCGCGGGTCAGGTCGAAATGGCGCAGATGTGCCTGGCCAAGAAAGTACAGCTGACGGCCGAGGTAAACGTGACCGTCCTTGCCCACCGGCTCCAGAATCCGTCGTTCCAGTAGCGAAGCCACCAGTTCATACACGGTGGATTTGGGGCTGCCGATCCCGTTGGCGATGTCGTTCGGGCGCAGGGGCTGGCCGACTTCCTTGAGGAAATCGAGGATATCGAACGCCCGGTCCAGACCGCGTGCCCGGCGCTTGATGGTGTCTTCGGTCATGTGTGTGGTTCCCATACAAAGTGCCGGGAGTTTACCTAGGGTCTTGCGGTGACTGTTAGGCCGCCATCGCGAGCAAGCTTTGCTCCTACAGACGGTGAGACCCTGTAGGAGCAAGGCTTGCCCGCGATGGGCACACCTCGGTTCAGGCCTTTTTCTTGTACGCGATGCAGTCGATCTCGACCTTGCAGTCAACCATCATGCTCGCCTGCACGCAGGCCCGGGCCGGTGCATGCTCAGGCTTGAAGTACTCGGCAAACACCTTGTTGAAACTGGTGAAATCCCGCGGATCATCCAGCCACACCCCGGCACGCACCACATCTTCCAGGCCATAACCGGCCTCCTGGAGTATCGCGATCAGGTTCTGCATGGTCTGGTGGGTCTGCTCGACGATGCCACCCACAATGATCTCGCCATCCTTCGCCGGCACCTGGCCGGATACGTGCAGCCAGCCATCGGCTTCAACGGCGCGGGCGAAAGGACGCGGCGTGCCGCCAGCGGCGGAACTGCCGGTGCCGTAACGAGTAATGCTCATGAGTGTTTCTCCTGATTGAAAATCGAGTGTTTAAAACCGCGTGCTTTTGAGAAATTCAGCCAGACGCGGCGACTGTGGGCGCTCGAACAGCTCCTTGGGTGGCCCCTGCTCTTCGATGCGCCCCTTGTTCATGAAAACGATCTTGTCCGAGACCTCGAAGGCGAAACGCATTTCGTGGGTCACCAGCAACATGGTCATGCCATCGTCCGCCAGGCCCTTGATCACGTTGAGCACTTCGCTGACCAGCTCCGGGTCCAGCGCCGAAGTCACTTCGTCAAACAGCATCAGGCTCGGGTTCATCGCAATCGCCCGGGCAATCGCCACGCGCTGCTGCTGACCGCCGGACAACTGCCCCGGATAGTGATCGCGGCGCTCCAGCAGGCCGACGCGCTCCAGCCATTTTTCCGCCAGGGCCACCGCCTCGTCCTTGTGCAGTTTCTTCACCTTGAGCAAACCCAACGTGACGTTCTGCAAGGCGGTGAGGTGCGGGAACAGGTTGAACTGCTGGAAGGCCATGCCGGTCATGGCGCGATGGCGGGCGATGACCTTTTCCGCGTGGCGAATGCGCTTGCCGTTGACCTCGTCATAACCGATGGATTCGCCATCGAGCAGGATCTGCCCGCCCTGGAACTCTTCGAGCATGTTCACGCAGCGCAGCAGCGTGGTCTTGCCCGAGCCGCTGGAACCGATCAGCGTCACGACGTTGCCACGCTGCATGGTCAGGTCGACGCCCTTGAGCACTTCGAGTTGGTCATAGCGTTTGTGCAGGCCGCGAATGTCCAGCAAGGGTTGGCCGTTTTGTGCGTTGGTTTGAGTCTGTGTCATGGCAAGGCCACCCGCTTTTCAATGTGCCGGCCGAGTAACTCGATGCCGTAGTTGATGACGAAAAACAGAAATCCGGCGAACAGGTAAAACTCAAGGGTCATGAAGGTCCGGGCGATGATCTGCTGGGTGCTGAGCAGCAACTCCGCAACGCCGATCACCGACAGCAGGGTCGAGGCCTTGACGATCTCGGTGGACGAGTTGACCCAGGTCGGCAGGATCTGCCGCAGTGCCTGGGGCAACAGCACGTAGCCCAGGGCCTGATAGAAGGTCAGGCCGATCGCCTTGCTCGCTTCCATTTGTCCGCGCGGTAAAGCCTGCAAGGCACCGCGCACGATTTCCGACACGTGGGAGCCGCAAAACAGCGTCAGCCCCAGGGCACCGGCCTGGAACGCGCTGATCTGCCAGCCCAGCGCCGGTGCCATGTAAAAGCACGCCAGCACCAGCACGAACACCGGCGTGCCGCGAATAACATCGACATAAAAACGAAACGGCGCGCGCATCCAGAACTTGCCGTATGTCAGGACCAGACCGGAGAACACCCCGAGCAGCGTGCCCAGCAGAATCGCCAGGGCCGAACACTGCACGCTGGTCAAAAAGCCCTGCCACAACACATCGCGGGCCACCCACAACTCATGCAACCAACTGGGAGATTCGTACATGTGGGGCTCCTATCGGCGGATCGCCAGACGCTGTTCGAGGTAACGCAGCATCATGGCAATGAGGTAACAGGCCGCCACATAGAGCGCCGTGGTCACCAGCCAGGTCTCGATCACCCGGTAGCTCTCGACATTGATCTTGCGCGCGTAATAGGTCAGCTCCGGCACGGCAATCGCCGCCGCCAGGGAGGTGTCCTTGAACAGCGAAATGAAGTTGTTCGACAAGGCCGGCAGCACATTGCGCAACATCACAGGCACCGTGACGTAAGCCTTGACCTGCCATTCGCCCAGGCCGATCGCCAGGCCGGCTTCGCGCTGGCCCTTGGGAATGCTGAGCAATCCGCCGCGGAACACTTCGGTCAGGTACGCCCCGGCGTACAACGACAGGGTGATGATGAACGAGGGAATCTTGTCCAGACGAATCCCCAGGCTCGGCAAGGCGAAGTAGATCAACAGAATCAACACCAGGATCGGCGTGTTACGGATCACCGTGACATACACCGAGGCCAGCACCCGCAACGGGCGATGCTTGGACAGCAAGGCAAACGCCATCAGCAGGCCGATCACGCAGCCGATGGCGATCGACACCAGCGCCAGCTCCAGGCCCAGACCGAGCCCCGCCAGCAAGGTGTCGAAATCGCGCCACACGGCGGCAAAGTTCAACTGATAGTTCATGGTCGGCAGTACCTTGAGCGGGGCGTTTTAGCGCCCCGCTCTCACGGGATCATTTGAATTCGACGGGGAAACCGATTGCAGGCGAAGGAAGTTCTACACCGAACCACTTCTTGAACGACGCCGCGTAGGTCGGGAACTCCACGCCGGTCATGGCTTCATGCAAGGTGGTGTTGACGAAGTTCAGCCAGTCCTGATCGCCGCGCTTGACCGCGCAGGCATAGGTTTGCGGGCTCCAGGCGTAGGCCGGGCTGCGATAGCGGCCAGGGTTCTGCACCATCAGGTATTTGACCGAGGACTGATCGGTGGCCGCCGCGTCGGCGCGGCCGGAGTTCACGGCCTGGTACATCAGGTCCACGCTGTCGTACTGATCGACCTTGGCCTTGGGCAGCGCCTGATGCACCAGTTCCTCGGCGTACACGTTCTGCAGCACGGCCACCGTCACCTTGTCGCCGGCAGCCTGCATGTCGTCGATTTCCTTGTACTTGCTGTTGGCCGGCAGCAGCAGGCCGACGCCTTCACGGTAGTACGGCAGGGTGAACGCCACCTGCTGGGCACGGCTGGCGGTCACGGTGATGAACTGGCAGCTGATGTCGACCTTGTCGGTCAGCAGGTTGGGAATTCGCGCATCGGAAGACTGCACCACGTACTCAACCTTCTCCGGGTCATTGAACAACCCCTTGGCGATCATGTGGCCAATGTCGATATCAAAACCCTGCAACTTGCCATCCGCCCCCTGGAAGTGCCACGGCGCATTGGTGCTGCCGGTGCCTACAATCACTTTGCCACGGGCCAGAACGCTATCGAGCTTGCTGTCCGCCGCCTGGGCCACGCCCACGGCAGCGGCAGAGGCCGCGATTAAAAGAACACACGCTTTGAACAAGGAAGGACGGTGATGCATGGCAAGCACTCCAGGATGATGTTTATTCCGCTATACCGGAACTTAGTATGTAACAGCGGAACAGACAGCAGAAAGTGTGCCACAGCTCGGACAGGGAATGTAGGGAAGATTGAAAAGTGTTTTGAATCAAACAGATGGATTGAAACGAAGAAAGGGTGTTACCGAAGGGGACGATGGCGTAGCGCTACCGTTGGCTACGCAGGCGGGTATCTGGTTCACAAATGGTGCGGGGGATGTTTCTGAAATGGGCATGGTGCGTTGCAACTTGTGTTATCGGCTGCCGGCGTCCGTGTAGACCTCACCCCGCTCCCTTTTTCCGACCGCTATGACGGTGATGACCAGAACTTCATCGACGACCCTGTAGACCAATCGATAGCCGGCACTGCGCAATTTGATCTTGTAGGCATTCCCGAGTCCGTTAAGCCGGTCTCCCGGTACGTGCGGATTGACAAGCCGCTCCTGAAGCTTCTTCTTGAACTGATCCCTCACGGTTGCGCCGAGCTTCTTCCATTCTTTCCAGGCTTTTTCCGAAAACTCCAGCTCATAGGTCATCAATGGAAACCTTTATGGTCGGATCGTTTTCTCGCTCCTTGCAGAGTGCAATCAGCTCCAGGTCTTCCAGACGGCTCATCAGTGCCTCATATTCCCTGGCAGGGACGCAATAGAAGGCAGGCTCGTTACGGTTGAGAATTGCAACGGACTCTCCCCCGCCCGCAGCCACTGTCCCCATAGGGTTTCTTTTCAGTTCAGAGATGCTTGCCACGACCTGCGAAAGCACGATGTGTGTCATGAAACAGTTCCTTGGGATGCTTTTAGAGACACTCAAAATAGCACTCCCAATGGCATTCGGGTGTGATCCCAACGGATGAAATAGCGTGTTCAAGCACGGTTGAAGTTCCTCTGCTGCGATGGGCCGGGACGACGGCACAAAAAATTATCACTTCAAGGCGTTTCCCGTTTCCGAGCTTCCCGTGGGACTGCTCCCGAAAAACCGTAGGAAACATCTGCGTTGGACAACCCCCCGTCCGGCTGCTTTATTCAATATCCAAGTGATAAGGCGTCTTAACAGCTGCGACGTATTTCGCGCCAGCTGGACCGGGAGGCATTCATGTCCTTCAAAGTCATGATGGTGTTCGGCACACGACCGGAAGCCATCAAGATGGCACCCCTGGCCCGGGTCCTGCGTAACTGGCCCGGGATCGAACTGAACATCTGCTCGACCGGCCAGCACCGGGAGATGCTCAAGCAGGTACTCGACTCCTTCGAGCTGACGGTCGACGAAGACCTGCACGTGATGACCCAGGACCAGACCCTCAACGGCCTCTCCGAACAGTTGCTGGAGCACCTGGACAGCACCTACATGCGCGTGCGACCGGATATCGTGCTGGTCCATGGCGACACGACCACCAGCTTCATCGCCGCCCTCGCCGCGTTCAATCGCCAGATCCCCATCGGCCATGTCGAAGCCGGCTTGCGCACCGGCAACTTGCGCGCGCCCTGGCCGGAGGAAGCCAATCGCCACCTGACCGGGGTCATCGCCGACCTGCATTTCGCCCCGACCACCAAGAACGAAGACAACCTGCTGCACGAGGGCGTGCCCAAGGCCAATATCGAAGTCACCGGCAACACGGTGATTGACGCGCTGCTCTGGATGCGCAATCACCAACAGGCCACCGGCTGGCAGCCCGCCGCCGACTCGCCGCTGGCCGTGCTCGACGACAAACGCCGCATGGTGCTGATCACCGGGCATCGCCGGGAAAACTTCGGCGGAGGCTTTCGCAACATCTGCCTGGCCCTGGCCACCCTTGCCGACCGTTACCCCGATGTGCAATTCGTCTACCCGGTACACCTCAATCCGCAGGTGCAGCAAGCGGTGTACAGCGTGCTGTCGGGCAAACCCAACATCTATCTGATCGCCCCCCAGGACTACCAGCATTTCGTCTGGCTGATGGGACGTGCGCATTTCATCGTGACCGACTCCGGCGGCATCCAGGAAGAAGCGCCGGCCATTGGCAAACCGCTGCTGGTGCTGCGCGACGTGACCGAGCGGCCATCGGTGCTCGAAGGCGGGACGGTATTGCTGGTGGGCACCGACACCGACCGCATCGTCAAGCAGGCCAGCCTGTTGTTTGACGACGACGCCACCTTCCAGCGCATGAGCCGCCCGCACTGCCCCTACGGCGATGGCCATGCCAGCGAGCGCATCGCCAACCGCCTGGCGACCTGGCTCAAACAACGCGCGGCAAAGGGTAAAGCGGTATGAGTTTCGGCCTGGTGGATTTTTTCGCCTATGTGCTGTTCGGACTCAAATACCTGGCAATTACCCTCGCACTGCTGATGTTTGTACTGGGACTCGATGACCTGTTCATCGACCTGGTGTACTGGACCCGCAAGCTGATCCGCCGCTGGCGCATCTATGAAAAATTCAAACGCGCCGATGAGCAGCGCCTGTACAGCATCGGCGAAAAACCGCTGGCGATCATGGTGCCGGCGTGGAACGAAGTCGGCGTGGTCGGCGAGATGGCCCGCCTGGCGGCCTCGACCCTCGACTACGAGAACTATCAGATTTTCGTCGGCACCTACCCCAACGATGCGCAGACACAGGCCGACGTCGACGCGGTCTGCCTGCACTACCCCAACGTGCACAAGGTGATCTGCGCCCGCCCCGGCCCCACCAGCAAGGCCGACTGCCTGAACAACATCATCGACGCCATCCTGCGCTTTGAAAGCGAGGCGAAAATCCAGTTCGCCGGGTTCATCCTGCACGATGCCGAAGACGTGATTTCGCCGATGGAACTGCGCCTGTTCAACTACCTGCTGCCCAGCAAGGACCTGATCCAGATTCCGGTCTACCCCTATGCCCCGGAATGGAAAGGTTTCACTGCCGGGCACTACGTCGACGAGTTCGCCGAGAACCATGGCAAGGACGTCATCGTTCGCGAGGCGCTGACCGGCCAGGTGCCCAGCGCCGGGGTTGGCACCTGCTTCAGCCGCAAGGCCGTCAGTGCCTTGCTCGAGGACGGCGATGGCATTGCCTTCGACGTGCAGAGCCTGACCGAGGACTACGACATCGGCTTTCGCCTCAAGCAAAAGGGCATGAAATGTATCTTCGCCCGCTACTCGGTGAGCGACCCGAAGCTGGCGCTGGAGCAACCCTGGGTGTTTGGCATGAACCGCGCGTTCTCCCAGGTGATCTGCGTGCGCGAGCACTTTCCCCGCGACTTGCAGCATGCGATCCGGCAGAAATCGCGCTGGATCGTCGGCATCGTGTTCCAGGGCACGAAGAACCTCGGCTGGAGCCCCAAGGGTCTGCTCAACTATTTCCTCTGGCGTGACCGCCGTGGCCTGATCGCCTACTTGCTGAGTTTCCTGGTCAACCTGCTGTTCCTGGTGTTGCTGGTGATGTGGCTGGTGACCCTGGTGTTCCCCGAGGCCTGGCGTTACCCATCGATCCTCACCGACAGTTCTCTGCTCACGGCGCTGCTGTGGCTCAACGGCCTGATGCTGGTCAATCGCTTGTTCCAGCGCGGCTGGTTCGTCACCCGCTATTACGGAATCGTCGAAGGCTTGCTGTCGGCGCCACGCATGATGTGGAGCAACTTCGTCAACTTTTTCGCCAACCTGCGGGCACTGCGCCAGGTCATGGAAATGGGCGATTCGCGCCGCGTGGCGTGGGACAAGACCACCCACGAATTCCCCGCGCTGGCCCAGGCGCAGCGCACACCGCTGGGTCATCGGCTGGTGGAAAAAAGCCTGCTCAGCGAAGAACAACTGGAAGCGGCGATCACCAACCCGGTGCGCCGGCGCCTGGGCCACGAACTGTTGTTGCGCGGGCATATCGATACCACGCAACTGGTGCAGACCCTGGCCGAGCAACTCGATATGGAATGGGCGCCGCTCAACCCGTTCAAGCTCGACCCGCGCCTGATCGACGCGGTCCCGCGAAAGGTCGCCACCCACTACGGCGTGCTGCCCGCCGCCGAAGAAGGCAGCACCCTGGTACTGGCTTCCGAAGGACCGGTCAGCCAGGTGTCGCTGGGCGCGATCAGCCGGCAGTTGAAGCGTCCGGTGCGTTGTCGCCTCGCCCCGCAAGGTCGGGTGACCCTGGGCATTCGCTATTGGTACCCCAGTGCTCGGCAAAGTACGGACGTGCATCACATGCTCGAAGTGCTCGAACGCCATCAGGACGATGAAGCCTTGCTTGAGCGCGTCAGCCACCATCAGGTGCTGCTGGGCAACTTGCTGCAAGTGCGCGGGATGGTCCCGCCATCGCTGTTCAATCAGGCCTTGATCGACTTTGACGCCGAACGCATGTCCCTGGGCGAACACCTGATTTCCCGGGGCATCATCACCCAAGAGGTACTCGACCAGGCACTGGCGGAACAGGCCGCCGAACAACAAGCCGCCTTCAGCATTGCCCGGGAGGTTGAATGAAGTCCGGCCATCGTCATGCCCTGCTCCTCGGCAGCCTGTTGCTGAGCCTGAGCGCCACTTGGGTGCGGGCCGAACCCCTGAGCGATTTCGAGCAGTTCCGCAGCTTTCCCTACATGGACCGCAGCTACCGCGAGGCGAAGAAAGGCAACTGGGCCGAAGTCGAGCGCTTGATGCGGCATCTGCTGGAAAAAGTGCCGAAGAATGACGAAGCACGGGCCCTGCTGGTGGAAGCCCTGGCCAAACAGCGGCGCTACAAGGACGCGGTTCAGGCACTGCCGGACAACCCGCAAAACAGCGACGCCCTGCTCAACCTGCGCCTGACCTGGATCGAACAGGACCCGCCCGGCAGCAGCCAGGTGGAGCAATGGATCGCCAGCAGCAATCTGAATCAGCGCATTCGCCTGTGGCAGGCCTACAGCCTGAGCCTGGCCAAGTTCGGCGGTGCGCAACGGGCCCACGACTGGCTGGCGCAACTGCCGCCCAAGGGCGATACAAAAATCCTGCAGATGGCCCGGGCCAACTGGTCCGAACAGCTGCGTGACTGGGATGGCACGATCAAGGAACTGGCGCCCCTTGCAGCCAATAAGCAGCTCGATGCGAAAGGCTGGGAACGCCTGGCCAACGCTTATGTGCAGCGCCTGGACGAGCAGCCCTTGCAGCACTTGTTGCAACAGGCGCCCAGCCCGGAAGCGGCGCGTAAAGTGCGACTGGCCATGGTCGACCGGGCGATTGCCATGGGCCACCAACAGCAGGCGCAACGCTGGATGCAATCGCTGCCACCGGCCGACCTTGCCGATCCGGCCCAAAGCCAGCGCTTGTGGGAACTGGCACGGCAAACCGGCGACACGCCGACCGTGCAACGCTTGAGCAACCAGTTGCAGCGCCCCTGCCTGGAGACGGTCGATTGGCTGTCCCGGCGCGATCCACAAGCCGCCCTCAGCCAATTGCAGGGCTGCAAGCCCGACGAAGACCCGCAGACCTGGCTGATCCTCGCCGAGCGCCTGCACGCTACCGAACTGCTGCAAGGCACGCGCTTGCCCGAGCCGTGGGACAGTCGCCGGCAAGCACAACTT
This genomic interval from Pseudomonas putida contains the following:
- a CDS encoding amino acid ABC transporter permease — translated: MNYQLNFAAVWRDFDTLLAGLGLGLELALVSIAIGCVIGLLMAFALLSKHRPLRVLASVYVTVIRNTPILVLILLIYFALPSLGIRLDKIPSFIITLSLYAGAYLTEVFRGGLLSIPKGQREAGLAIGLGEWQVKAYVTVPVMLRNVLPALSNNFISLFKDTSLAAAIAVPELTYYARKINVESYRVIETWLVTTALYVAACYLIAMMLRYLEQRLAIRR
- a CDS encoding transporter substrate-binding domain-containing protein is translated as MHHRPSLFKACVLLIAASAAAVGVAQAADSKLDSVLARGKVIVGTGSTNAPWHFQGADGKLQGFDIDIGHMIAKGLFNDPEKVEYVVQSSDARIPNLLTDKVDISCQFITVTASRAQQVAFTLPYYREGVGLLLPANSKYKEIDDMQAAGDKVTVAVLQNVYAEELVHQALPKAKVDQYDSVDLMYQAVNSGRADAAATDQSSVKYLMVQNPGRYRSPAYAWSPQTYACAVKRGDQDWLNFVNTTLHEAMTGVEFPTYAASFKKWFGVELPSPAIGFPVEFK
- a CDS encoding type II toxin-antitoxin system RelE family toxin yields the protein MTYELEFSEKAWKEWKKLGATVRDQFKKKLQERLVNPHVPGDRLNGLGNAYKIKLRSAGYRLVYRVVDEVLVITVIAVGKRERGEVYTDAGSR
- a CDS encoding type II toxin-antitoxin system Phd/YefM family antitoxin, with the translated sequence MTHIVLSQVVASISELKRNPMGTVAAGGGESVAILNRNEPAFYCVPAREYEALMSRLEDLELIALCKERENDPTIKVSIDDL
- the wecB gene encoding non-hydrolyzing UDP-N-acetylglucosamine 2-epimerase — protein: MSFKVMMVFGTRPEAIKMAPLARVLRNWPGIELNICSTGQHREMLKQVLDSFELTVDEDLHVMTQDQTLNGLSEQLLEHLDSTYMRVRPDIVLVHGDTTTSFIAALAAFNRQIPIGHVEAGLRTGNLRAPWPEEANRHLTGVIADLHFAPTTKNEDNLLHEGVPKANIEVTGNTVIDALLWMRNHQQATGWQPAADSPLAVLDDKRRMVLITGHRRENFGGGFRNICLALATLADRYPDVQFVYPVHLNPQVQQAVYSVLSGKPNIYLIAPQDYQHFVWLMGRAHFIVTDSGGIQEEAPAIGKPLLVLRDVTERPSVLEGGTVLLVGTDTDRIVKQASLLFDDDATFQRMSRPHCPYGDGHASERIANRLATWLKQRAAKGKAV
- the nrfB gene encoding cyclic di-3',5'-guanylate-activated glycosyltransferase NrfB, with product MSFGLVDFFAYVLFGLKYLAITLALLMFVLGLDDLFIDLVYWTRKLIRRWRIYEKFKRADEQRLYSIGEKPLAIMVPAWNEVGVVGEMARLAASTLDYENYQIFVGTYPNDAQTQADVDAVCLHYPNVHKVICARPGPTSKADCLNNIIDAILRFESEAKIQFAGFILHDAEDVISPMELRLFNYLLPSKDLIQIPVYPYAPEWKGFTAGHYVDEFAENHGKDVIVREALTGQVPSAGVGTCFSRKAVSALLEDGDGIAFDVQSLTEDYDIGFRLKQKGMKCIFARYSVSDPKLALEQPWVFGMNRAFSQVICVREHFPRDLQHAIRQKSRWIVGIVFQGTKNLGWSPKGLLNYFLWRDRRGLIAYLLSFLVNLLFLVLLVMWLVTLVFPEAWRYPSILTDSSLLTALLWLNGLMLVNRLFQRGWFVTRYYGIVEGLLSAPRMMWSNFVNFFANLRALRQVMEMGDSRRVAWDKTTHEFPALAQAQRTPLGHRLVEKSLLSEEQLEAAITNPVRRRLGHELLLRGHIDTTQLVQTLAEQLDMEWAPLNPFKLDPRLIDAVPRKVATHYGVLPAAEEGSTLVLASEGPVSQVSLGAISRQLKRPVRCRLAPQGRVTLGIRYWYPSARQSTDVHHMLEVLERHQDDEALLERVSHHQVLLGNLLQVRGMVPPSLFNQALIDFDAERMSLGEHLISRGIITQEVLDQALAEQAAEQQAAFSIAREVE